The following proteins come from a genomic window of Musa acuminata AAA Group cultivar baxijiao chromosome BXJ1-7, Cavendish_Baxijiao_AAA, whole genome shotgun sequence:
- the LOC135678079 gene encoding transcription factor bHLH18-like isoform X1, with protein MSDSSTDLVLREKHLCGSFLSMPNLQGIDESNLLHRWEITSTHEDTPPVAPAPGRGFRQSLSSESQTSRPVPAGLVAGSRLTTRGIISWNFLANEDMDPDASFPAPLLHVPGVSTKPKEEMRVPASGGKHEAVLHRGATTVNAQAQEHIIAERNRREKLNQKFIALSAIIPGLKKADKASVLGDAVRYVKELEARVKTLEDQNVKRTVESVVLVKKSQPSAADADADDDGSSSDENFDAQPSQKPFPEIEAKVSGKTVLMRIHCENRKGVIVKILSEIESINLTIINTNVMPFLGSSINVTVIAQIEEEFSMTVKDLVRKLGSALS; from the exons TGAGTCTAACCTTCTCCACCGGTGGGAAATAACATCAACCCATGAAGACACACCACCGGTTGCACCGGCGCCCGGGAGAGGCTTCCGGCAGTCCCTCTCTTCCGAGAGCCAAACCTCTCGTCCGGTTCCGGCAGGCCTCGTTGCGGGATCAAGACTGACTACTCGAGGGATCATCAGCTGGAATTTCCTGGCCAACGAAGACATGGATCCCGATGCCTCATTCCCAGCACCTCTTCTACATGTTCCCGGGGTATCTACGAAGCCAAAGGAAGAGATGAGGGTTCCGGCTTCTGGTGGCAAGCATGAAGCTGTTCTTCACCGGGGAGCGACGACTGTCAACGCTCAAGCTCAAGAGCACATCATCGCCGAGAGAAACCGGCGGGAGAAGCTCAACCAGAAGTTCATTGCACTTTCGGCGATAATCCCTGGGCTTAAAAAG GCGGACAAGGCTTCTGTTCTTGGAGATGCAGTGCGATACGTGAAAGAACTGGAGGCAAGGGTGAAGACCCTGGAAGACCAGAACGTGAAGAGGACTGTGGAATCCGTGGTCCTCGTCAAGAAGTCCCAGCCCTCTGctgctgatgctgatgctgatgatgatggttcctcctccgatgagaacTTTGATGCACAACCATCACAGAAGCCTTTTCCTGAGATCGAAGCCAAGGTTTCCGGGAAGACGGTGCTGATGAGAATTCACTGCGAGAACCGCAAAGGGGTTATCGTGAAGATCCTATCCGAGATCGAGAGCATCAATCTCACCATAATCAATACCAATGTCATGCCATTTCTTGGCTCCTCTATCAACGTAACAGTGATAGCACAG ATAGAAGAGGAATTCTCAATGACGGTGAAGGATCTTGTGAGGAAGCTGGGATCTGCTTTGAGCTAG
- the LOC135678079 gene encoding transcription factor bHLH18-like isoform X2 codes for MEAPWNDWFAQSGIDESNLLHRWEITSTHEDTPPVAPAPGRGFRQSLSSESQTSRPVPAGLVAGSRLTTRGIISWNFLANEDMDPDASFPAPLLHVPGVSTKPKEEMRVPASGGKHEAVLHRGATTVNAQAQEHIIAERNRREKLNQKFIALSAIIPGLKKADKASVLGDAVRYVKELEARVKTLEDQNVKRTVESVVLVKKSQPSAADADADDDGSSSDENFDAQPSQKPFPEIEAKVSGKTVLMRIHCENRKGVIVKILSEIESINLTIINTNVMPFLGSSINVTVIAQIEEEFSMTVKDLVRKLGSALS; via the exons TGAGTCTAACCTTCTCCACCGGTGGGAAATAACATCAACCCATGAAGACACACCACCGGTTGCACCGGCGCCCGGGAGAGGCTTCCGGCAGTCCCTCTCTTCCGAGAGCCAAACCTCTCGTCCGGTTCCGGCAGGCCTCGTTGCGGGATCAAGACTGACTACTCGAGGGATCATCAGCTGGAATTTCCTGGCCAACGAAGACATGGATCCCGATGCCTCATTCCCAGCACCTCTTCTACATGTTCCCGGGGTATCTACGAAGCCAAAGGAAGAGATGAGGGTTCCGGCTTCTGGTGGCAAGCATGAAGCTGTTCTTCACCGGGGAGCGACGACTGTCAACGCTCAAGCTCAAGAGCACATCATCGCCGAGAGAAACCGGCGGGAGAAGCTCAACCAGAAGTTCATTGCACTTTCGGCGATAATCCCTGGGCTTAAAAAG GCGGACAAGGCTTCTGTTCTTGGAGATGCAGTGCGATACGTGAAAGAACTGGAGGCAAGGGTGAAGACCCTGGAAGACCAGAACGTGAAGAGGACTGTGGAATCCGTGGTCCTCGTCAAGAAGTCCCAGCCCTCTGctgctgatgctgatgctgatgatgatggttcctcctccgatgagaacTTTGATGCACAACCATCACAGAAGCCTTTTCCTGAGATCGAAGCCAAGGTTTCCGGGAAGACGGTGCTGATGAGAATTCACTGCGAGAACCGCAAAGGGGTTATCGTGAAGATCCTATCCGAGATCGAGAGCATCAATCTCACCATAATCAATACCAATGTCATGCCATTTCTTGGCTCCTCTATCAACGTAACAGTGATAGCACAG ATAGAAGAGGAATTCTCAATGACGGTGAAGGATCTTGTGAGGAAGCTGGGATCTGCTTTGAGCTAG